In Pseudomonas grandcourensis, the DNA window CGGCACCCCGGAGCCCGCATGAACCAGGATCAACTCAAACAGGCAGTGGCTCAGGCCGCCGTCGACTTCATCCTTCCGAAACTCGACGACAAGAGCATCGTCGGGGTCGGCACCGGCTCCACCGCCAACTGCTTCATCGACGCGCTGGCCAGGCACAAGGGCGCATTCGATGGCGCCGTCGCCAGTTCCGAAGCCACCGCCGCGCGCCTCAAGGACCACGGGATTCCGGTGTACGAACTGAACACCGTCAGCGACCTGGAGTTCTATGTCGACGGCGCCGATGAAAGCGACGAGCACCTGAACCTGATCAAGGGCGGCGGCGCGGCCCTGACCCGCGAGAAGATTGTCGCGGCCGTGGCCAAGACCTTCATCTGCATCGCCGATGCCAGCAAACTGGTGCCGGTCCTCGGTAATTTCCCGCTGCCGGTGGAAGTGATCCCGATGGCCCGCAGCCACGTGGCCCGTGAACTGGTGAAGCTCGGCGGCGACCCGGTTTACCGTGAAGGCGTGCTGACCGACAACGGCAACATCATCCTCGACGTGTTCAACATGCAGATCACCAATCCGGTGGAACTGGAAACGCAGATCAATGCGATCGTCGGCGTGGTCACCAACGGTTTGTTTGCGGCACGTCCGGCGGATCTGTTGTTGCTGGGTACGAGCGAAGGTGTAAAAACCCTGCGCGCCGAGTAACCAAGACCGCCCACATTTTTGTGGGCAGATGAAAAAACCTGTGGGAGCGAGCTTGCTCGCGAAAGCGGTCTGTCAGTTGATATCCCTGTCGACTGACACGACCCCTTCGCGAGCAAGCTCGCTCCCACAGTGTTTTGTGGTGTTGGCTAGAGTTGCGCTGGCTTCTTGAACACGTAAAACAGGTTCGGCTCGCTCACCAGGTACAGCGTCTCGTCGTCTCCCATGGCGATCCCCTCCGCCTGCGGCACGGTTTTTTGCAGGCCCTGGTGCCCCTTGCTCAATGACATTGTGCTCAGCGGACGCCCGTCCACATCCAGCTCCAGAATCAATCGCGACTCATCCGACAGTGCCAGCAAATGCCCGCTGCGCTCGTCGTATTGCAGGCTCGACAGATCCCGCACAAACATCCCGGCATCACGCTTTGGGTCGTTGATCACGTGTACCGAGTAGGATTCTTCAGGGTTGAAGCGCGGAAAACCGTGCACCTCGTAGATCAGCATCGGGTTGCGCTCCTTGGCGACGAACAGGCGCTTGCCCACCGAATCGTAAGCCAGCCCTTCGAAGCCCTTGTTGCTGCCCATGTGTACGCCAATGGTCATCTGCTCGGCGTCTGCCGCATCGACGAAGGTGGTGTCCTGCTCCAGACGAATCTTGATCAGCCGCTGCTGGCTTTCATCAGTGACCACATAGATGTCCTCACTGATGAACTCCACCGCCTCCGGATCACCGAAACCGACCAAAGCAACGCGACGCAAGATCCTGCCGTCGAGGGACAACTCGATCAGCTCGCTCCGTTTGTTGGTGACGGTGAACAGGCTTTTGCGTATCGGGTCGTAGGTCAGCGCTGAAACGTTGTCAGCCAGGCCATCGATCACCTGCGCCTCGGTCACGACCTGGTACTGATCCAGCCCCATGGACCGGGAACTCACCGGCTGCCACAGCGCATGCAGATTGAACCAGGTGCGCTCGAACAGGCGCATGTACTGGGCGATCGCCATCAACGCGATCAGCAAGACCACCGACAGGATCAGAATCAGGGATTTGGGGCGGGCAAATCGACGCATTCGGGTGGGCTCGGATCAGAACAGGCGGATGAAATATCACGCCCGTCTGAACTGAAGCTTAATGGCCGCGGGCCTTTTACGTACAGGCGCTGATTACTTCTGTTTTTCGAAGCGATAAAACAGGTTCGGCTCACTCACCATGTACAGCGTGCCCGCTTCATCCATGGTGACGCCTTCTGCGCGCGGAATGGTATTTTTCAGGCCGTTGAAGCCACGCAGCAGGGCGATGAAACTGACCTGTTCACCCTGCTTGTCCAGCTCCAGCAACAGGTGCGAGTCGGCAGACAACACCAGCATGTGGCCGGTCCGAGGATCTACGGCCAGGGCAGACAGGTTGCGCATGTCCAGCGCATGGCTGGCCAGCTTCAGCTTGTCGCCGGTCAGGACCTTGCCGTCACCTTTCCAGGCAAACAATGCCGGCGGGCGCTCTTCGCCCAGCAGCAGTTGCTGATTGCGCGGGTCCCAGGTAACACCCTCGAAGGCCTTGTTCTGGTCTTTGGAAGGCCCGAGGTCGTAAGTCGGGAAGTCGGCGATATTCAGTTCACGGGTATCGGCATCGACCTTGACGATAGCGATCAGATGCTCGCGCTCATCGACAATGGCCAGCCGGCCGTCGCCCAGCACGGTGACGCCCTCAGGATTGCTCCAGCCGACCAACGGCATTTTGCGCAGTACATCGCCCTGCAATGTCAGCTCGACCAGGAACGGGTTCTTGCCCATGACCGAAAACAGGGTCTTGGTCTGGGGGTCGTACGACAGGTCTGACGCTTCGTCCTTTTCCATGCCCGGCAACGGTTTGGCATCGATCACCGCCCGGTAGTCCGGCAGCCAGATACTGGCCTGACGCTCGGCCGGGCTTTTGAATTGCTCTTTCACCCAGAGCACGCCCCGCGAATCCCACTGCATGGCAAATGCGACACCGTAGGCGACAACGGCCACAAACAGCAGCCAGATGTACCAACGCAAGGCGAAGCGCGAGCGGCGGACAGGTTCATGCGTGGAAAGCGGAGGAGTGGCCATCGGAGATGCGTTCCAGAAATTCAGGCTAGGGGTAATAGCACAGTTTGGGGCCGGCTCAGAGGCCAACAGCCCTGAAATTATCCAGACTGGATGTGAAAAAAACGGGAAATGACAGGGTGGAACTGTGTGGAATCCGGACTTCAGCCCACCAAATACTACTGTGGGAGCGAGCTTGCTCCCACAGGGTTTGGCGGTATCTGGACTAGCGAACGCTGCTGGTGAAACTGCTGGCGCCCGGCAATTCCAGAACGATCTCGTCACCGACGTTCAGCGGACCAACGCCCACTGGCGTGCCGGTGAGGATCACGTCCCCGGCCTGCAGCGAGAAGCAGCCGGCCATGTGCTGGATCATCGGCACGATCGGGTTGAGCATCGCACTGCTGTTGCCGTCCTGACGCACTTCACCGTTGATGGTCAGGCGGATACCAATGTCGGTCAGGTCGGCAAAGGTGCTGCCGGACACGAACGGAGCAAGCACTGCCGCACCATCGAAGGACTTGGCGATTTCCCAGGGTAGGCCCTTGGATTTCAGCTCGGCCTGCTTGTCGCGCAGGGTCAGATCCAGGGCCGGGGCGAAACCGGAGATGGCGTCGAGCACTTCTTCACGGCTCGGCTTGGTCGACAACGGCTTGCCGATCAACACCGCGATTTCCGCCTCGTAATGCACCGAACCGCGCTCGGTCGGAATGCTGAAACCGCCTTCCAGCGGCACCACACAACTGCCCGGCTTGATGAACAGCAGTGGTTCGGTCGGCACCGGATTATCCAGTTCCTTGGCGTGTTCGGCGTAGTTACGGCCGATGCACACCACTTTTCCCAGGGGGAAGTGAATGCGCGTACCGTCGACATACTGGTGCTGATAGCTCATTACCGACTCCTGCTTCGTTGGCTCTTAAAGTTCGAAAATCAAACAGCGAAAATCTTGCCCGGGTTCATGATGCCGTTCGGGTCGAACACTGCCTTGACCGCTTTCATGTACTCGATCTCGACCGGCGAGCGGCTGTAGGTCAGGTAGTCACGCTTGGTCATGCCCACGCCGTGCTCGGCGGAGATCGAACCGTTGTACTTCTCGACGGTTTCGAACACCCACTTGTTGACGGTGGCGCATTTGGCGAAGAACTCGTCCTTGCTCAGGTTATCCGGCTTGAGGATGTTCAAGTGCAGGTTGCCGTCGCCGATGTGGCCGAACCAGACGATTTCGAAGTCCGGGTAGTGTTCGCCGACGATCGCGTCGATTTCCTTCAGGAATGCCGGAACTTTCGATACGGTGACCGAGATGTCGTTCTTGTACGGCGTCCAGTGGGAAATGGTTTCGGAGATGTATTCGCGCAGTTTCCACAGGTTCTGCAGCTGGGTTTCGCTCTGGCTCATCACGCCGTCCAGCACCCAGCCCTGCTCGACGCAGTGCTCGAAAGTTTCCAGGGCGTGGTTGGCCACTTCTTCGGTGGTCGCTTCGAATTCCAGCAGCGCGTAGAACGGGCAGTCGGATTCGAACGGCGCCGGTACATCGCCACGGGCCATGACTTTGGCCAGGGCTTTGTCGGAGAAGAATTCGAAGGCGGTCAGGTCAAGCTTGCTCTGGAAGGCGTGCAGCACCGGCATGATCGAGTCGAAATCGGCGGTGCCGAGAACCATCGCGGTGAGGTTTTTCGGGGCGCGGTCCAGGCGCATGGTCGCTTCGACCACGAACCCGAGGGTGCCTTCAGCGCCGATGAACAGCTGACGCATGTCGTAGCCGGTGGCGTTCTTGATCAGGTCGCGGTTCAGTTCCAGTACGTCGCCCTTGCCGGTGACCACTTTCATGCCAGCGACCCAGTTACGGGTCATGCCGTAGCGAATAACCTTGATCCCGCCGGCATTGGTGCCGATATTGCCGCCAATCTGGCTCGAGCCGGACGATGCGAAGTCCACCGGGTAGTACAAGCCTTTTTCTTCAGCGACGTTCTGCAATTGCTTGGTGACCACGCCCGGCTGGCAAACGGCCGTGCGGTCAGTGAGGTTCACGTCGAGGACCTGGTTCATGTAGTCGAACGATACGACCACTTCGCCATTGGCCGCCACCGCTGCTGCGGAAAGACCGGTGCGACCACCAGACGGCACCAGCGCCACCTTGTGTTTGTTGGCCCACAGGACAATGGCCTGGACCTGCTCGGTGGTCTTGGGGAACACGATGGCGGTCGGGGCCGGGGCGAAATGCTTGGTCCAATCCTTTCCGTAAGCATTCAGGGAGTCGGCATCGGTCAGCACCTTGCCAGGCTCAACCAGGGTCTTCAGCTCTTCAATCAGGGCAGGATTGGTCATCGACAGAACTCTCGAACAATTCATGGTCATCCTGAGAACGCTTCACGTCGCAGGAATGAGTGTTTAGCGGGGTGCATATGCTAGCATAACGACCCCGCAGGATAGTGCCCAACGGCTGTTCTGCGGCGACGGCTTTCTTGCCGTCGGGGTCAGCGTCTGTTGACCATTTCCTGCCATTTTTCTCCGGGATACAGGTTTACGCAGATGAGCAAGACTTCTCTCGATAAGAGCAAGATCAAGTTCCTTCTTCTCGAAGGCGTCCACCAATCGGCTGTCGACGTCCTCAAGGCGGCGGGCTACACCAGCATCGAGTACCTCACTGGTTCTCTGCCGGAAGCCCAGCTCAAGGAAAAGATCGCTGACGCTCACTTCATCGGCATTCGCTCCCGCACTCAACTGACCGAAGAGATCTTCGATCACGCGAAGAAGCTCGTGGCTGTAGGGTGTTTCTGCATCGGCACCAACCAGGTCGACCTGGACGCTGCCCGCGAACGCGGCATCGCGGTGTTCAACGCACCGTACTCCAACACCCGTTCCGTAGCGGAACTGGTGCTGGCCGAAGCGATCCTGCTGCTGCGCGGCATCCCTGAGAAGAACGCTTCCTGCCACCGTGGCGGCTGGATCAAGAGCGCGGCCAATTCCTTCGAGATCCGCGGCAAGAAGCTGGGCATCGTCGGCTACGGCTCGATCGGTACTCAACTGTCGGTCCTGGCGGAAGGCTTGGGCATGCAGGTGTACTTCTACGACACCATCACCAAACTGCCATTGGGTAACGCTACTCAGGTAGGCAACCTGCACGAACTGCTGGCGATGTCCGACATCGTTTCGCTGCACGTACCGGAAACCGCCGCCACCCAGTGGATGATGGGAGAGAAGGAAATCCGCGCTATCAAGAAAGGCGGCATCCTGATCAACGCCGCCCGCGGCACCGTGGTCGAACTGGACCACCTGGCGGACGCGATCAAGGACAAGCACCTGATCGGCGCGGCCATCGACGTATTCCCGGTGGAGCCGCGCTCCAACGACGAAGAGTTCGAAAGCCCGCTGCGTGGCCTGGACAACGTGATCCTGACCCCGCACATCGGCGGTTCCACCGCTGAAGCCCAGGCCAACATCGGTCTGGAAGTGGCAGAAAAACTGGTCAAGTACAGCGACAACGGTACTTCGGTATCGTCCGTGAACTTCCCGGAAGTAGCCCTGCCGGCTCACCCTGGCAAGCACCGCCTGCTGCACATCCACGAAAACATCCCGGGCGTGCTCAGCGAGATCAACAAGGTCTTCGCCGAAAACGGTATCAACATCTCCGGTCAGTTCCTGCAGACCAACGAGAAAGTCGGCTACGTGGTAATCGACGTCGACGCCGAATACTCGGACCTGGCGCAAGAGAAGCTGCAACACGTCAACGGCACCATCCGTAGCCGTGTGTTGTTCTGATCACGACCTGAGCGACAAAAAAGGGAGCCTTCGGGCTCCCTTTTTCATTCACGCAACAACGTTACTTGACGTTGACGGTGATCTTCTCGGAAACGATCGGCGGATCGAACGGCATGTGGTTGCTATCGCCCAGTTCAAGCTGCAAGGTGTGTTTACCCGGCGTGAGTGTTATTTCAGCCTGGGTCTGCGCACCGCCGAAGTGCAGGTGGTTGGCATCCTTGGGGATCGGCGCACCGGCGGCTGGCAGCTCATCGACGTCGATCAGCACGTGGTGATGACCGGTGTTCTTGGTGGTATCGCCCGCCGGTGCCAGGGCAATGTTCTCGACCGCGAACTTGACGACGACTGTCTGTGGAATCGTCGCACCGTCCTCGGGAGACACGATGGACACTTCGGCGCCTTTCGGAGCCGGCGTTGCAGCACTGGCCAGCACAGAAACACCCATCAACAGGCCAGCCAAAGCAGCACGTGACATAAAGGTTTTCATTCTCTTCTCCAGTTTTTCCGTAAAATCCGCATGACCATGACAACTTCATGGCCAATTGTTGTCGAAGGCACTCGACAACCATAGCAAAGCGAGCCTGAATCAGAGGGTCGCGATAATAAATTCAAAGGAGTGACCATGCGCTTTCTGCCTGGCCTGATCTGCCTGCTACCCCTTTTGAGCCCTTTGGCTCATGCCGAACTGATTGATGACGTCAACGACCGGGGCGAATTGCGCATTGCCGTTGAAGCCAACACTCCCCCATTCAATTTCAAGGATGACGACAAGCTCACCGGCTTCGAAGTCGAGCTGGGCCAACTGCTGGCAAGTGAACTCGATGTCCGGGCCGACTTCGTCGTCACCGACGGCAGCGATCTGCTGACCGGCGTCGAAAGCGGCAAATACGACATCGCTATCAACCACATAGCAGTGACCCCGGATCTCAAGGATCGTTTCGATTTCAGCGAGCCTTACACTCAAACCCATGCGCAATTGATCGCGCAAAAAGAAGAGCCGCGCTCCATCTTGCTGGTGCAGTCGCTGACGGAAGAGAAGCCCAAATCCAACCCGGCCGTGAGCCTGGCGATTCCGTTTCAGAAGGGTAATCCGGCGTTCCATGCCAGCCTGGAGAACGCGTTGCAGCGGATCAAGGATGACGGGCGCCTGCAAGCGCTGGAACAGAAGTGGTTGGGGGCGGGTGTGGATGTGGCGCCGAAGCCTTGAGGTTGTTGCAGGTCTGAAGTGAAAGCTGATCCTGTAGGAGCGAGCCTGCTCGCGATGGCGGCCTGACATTCAACATCAATGTTGACTGGGCTGGTCTCATCGCGAGCAAGCTCTCTCCCGCAGTGCCTTGTATCGCTCGTTAATCGAGTGCTGCCAACGTCAGCGCCGCTTGCGGCAACTCCAGCTCACTGAACACCTGCACCCCGTGGCGTTTGAGCAGCGCCGCCGTCACGCCCTCGCCACTGACCTTTACACCGCTGAACGTCCCGTCATAGGTTAGCAAATTGCCGCAGGACGGGCTGTTGGCCTTGAGGACGGCGATGCGGATGCCATGCTTTTGTACCAGCTCCAATGCCTGATACGCCCCCGACAGAAACTGCGCACTGACGTCTTCACCCTCAGTGGTGACCACCAACGCCTGGCCATCGAGGACTTGCGCGCCCTGCCCGCCTGGAATTTCCGCCGCCGCCCGAGGTGTTGGCAAACCACCGGCCACCTCCGGGCACAGCGGCACGACCCGACCTTCATCAAGCCACTGCTGAAGCTGATCGAACGGCCCGCTGGCCCCGCCGTCGTAACGAACCCGGTGACCCAAGAGGCAGCGGCTGACGAGAATTTTCCGCATGATCAGAACGGCTCGTTGCCGCGCCGGCGGAACCAGCCGGTCAGCGACAGGCGATCGCGGGTCGCGGGCAGGACTTCGTGGGGAACCTCTCCGGAGAGAAACACCACCAGGCAGCCGCCGATAGGTTGCACGTCCTGGACACGAT includes these proteins:
- the rpiA gene encoding ribose-5-phosphate isomerase RpiA, which encodes MNQDQLKQAVAQAAVDFILPKLDDKSIVGVGTGSTANCFIDALARHKGAFDGAVASSEATAARLKDHGIPVYELNTVSDLEFYVDGADESDEHLNLIKGGGAALTREKIVAAVAKTFICIADASKLVPVLGNFPLPVEVIPMARSHVARELVKLGGDPVYREGVLTDNGNIILDVFNMQITNPVELETQINAIVGVVTNGLFAARPADLLLLGTSEGVKTLRAE
- a CDS encoding SdiA-regulated domain-containing protein, with amino-acid sequence MRRFARPKSLILILSVVLLIALMAIAQYMRLFERTWFNLHALWQPVSSRSMGLDQYQVVTEAQVIDGLADNVSALTYDPIRKSLFTVTNKRSELIELSLDGRILRRVALVGFGDPEAVEFISEDIYVVTDESQQRLIKIRLEQDTTFVDAADAEQMTIGVHMGSNKGFEGLAYDSVGKRLFVAKERNPMLIYEVHGFPRFNPEESYSVHVINDPKRDAGMFVRDLSSLQYDERSGHLLALSDESRLILELDVDGRPLSTMSLSKGHQGLQKTVPQAEGIAMGDDETLYLVSEPNLFYVFKKPAQL
- a CDS encoding SdiA-regulated domain-containing protein; translated protein: MATPPLSTHEPVRRSRFALRWYIWLLFVAVVAYGVAFAMQWDSRGVLWVKEQFKSPAERQASIWLPDYRAVIDAKPLPGMEKDEASDLSYDPQTKTLFSVMGKNPFLVELTLQGDVLRKMPLVGWSNPEGVTVLGDGRLAIVDEREHLIAIVKVDADTRELNIADFPTYDLGPSKDQNKAFEGVTWDPRNQQLLLGEERPPALFAWKGDGKVLTGDKLKLASHALDMRNLSALAVDPRTGHMLVLSADSHLLLELDKQGEQVSFIALLRGFNGLKNTIPRAEGVTMDEAGTLYMVSEPNLFYRFEKQK
- a CDS encoding fumarylacetoacetate hydrolase family protein, whose protein sequence is MSYQHQYVDGTRIHFPLGKVVCIGRNYAEHAKELDNPVPTEPLLFIKPGSCVVPLEGGFSIPTERGSVHYEAEIAVLIGKPLSTKPSREEVLDAISGFAPALDLTLRDKQAELKSKGLPWEIAKSFDGAAVLAPFVSGSTFADLTDIGIRLTINGEVRQDGNSSAMLNPIVPMIQHMAGCFSLQAGDVILTGTPVGVGPLNVGDEIVLELPGASSFTSSVR
- a CDS encoding FAD-binding oxidoreductase, which gives rise to MTNPALIEELKTLVEPGKVLTDADSLNAYGKDWTKHFAPAPTAIVFPKTTEQVQAIVLWANKHKVALVPSGGRTGLSAAAVAANGEVVVSFDYMNQVLDVNLTDRTAVCQPGVVTKQLQNVAEEKGLYYPVDFASSGSSQIGGNIGTNAGGIKVIRYGMTRNWVAGMKVVTGKGDVLELNRDLIKNATGYDMRQLFIGAEGTLGFVVEATMRLDRAPKNLTAMVLGTADFDSIMPVLHAFQSKLDLTAFEFFSDKALAKVMARGDVPAPFESDCPFYALLEFEATTEEVANHALETFEHCVEQGWVLDGVMSQSETQLQNLWKLREYISETISHWTPYKNDISVTVSKVPAFLKEIDAIVGEHYPDFEIVWFGHIGDGNLHLNILKPDNLSKDEFFAKCATVNKWVFETVEKYNGSISAEHGVGMTKRDYLTYSRSPVEIEYMKAVKAVFDPNGIMNPGKIFAV
- the serA gene encoding phosphoglycerate dehydrogenase, translated to MSKTSLDKSKIKFLLLEGVHQSAVDVLKAAGYTSIEYLTGSLPEAQLKEKIADAHFIGIRSRTQLTEEIFDHAKKLVAVGCFCIGTNQVDLDAARERGIAVFNAPYSNTRSVAELVLAEAILLLRGIPEKNASCHRGGWIKSAANSFEIRGKKLGIVGYGSIGTQLSVLAEGLGMQVYFYDTITKLPLGNATQVGNLHELLAMSDIVSLHVPETAATQWMMGEKEIRAIKKGGILINAARGTVVELDHLADAIKDKHLIGAAIDVFPVEPRSNDEEFESPLRGLDNVILTPHIGGSTAEAQANIGLEVAEKLVKYSDNGTSVSSVNFPEVALPAHPGKHRLLHIHENIPGVLSEINKVFAENGINISGQFLQTNEKVGYVVIDVDAEYSDLAQEKLQHVNGTIRSRVLF
- a CDS encoding DUF4399 domain-containing protein; its protein translation is MKTFMSRAALAGLLMGVSVLASAATPAPKGAEVSIVSPEDGATIPQTVVVKFAVENIALAPAGDTTKNTGHHHVLIDVDELPAAGAPIPKDANHLHFGGAQTQAEITLTPGKHTLQLELGDSNHMPFDPPIVSEKITVNVK
- a CDS encoding transporter substrate-binding domain-containing protein is translated as MRFLPGLICLLPLLSPLAHAELIDDVNDRGELRIAVEANTPPFNFKDDDKLTGFEVELGQLLASELDVRADFVVTDGSDLLTGVESGKYDIAINHIAVTPDLKDRFDFSEPYTQTHAQLIAQKEEPRSILLVQSLTEEKPKSNPAVSLAIPFQKGNPAFHASLENALQRIKDDGRLQALEQKWLGAGVDVAPKP
- a CDS encoding DUF523 domain-containing protein, giving the protein MRKILVSRCLLGHRVRYDGGASGPFDQLQQWLDEGRVVPLCPEVAGGLPTPRAAAEIPGGQGAQVLDGQALVVTTEGEDVSAQFLSGAYQALELVQKHGIRIAVLKANSPSCGNLLTYDGTFSGVKVSGEGVTAALLKRHGVQVFSELELPQAALTLAALD